Proteins encoded together in one Heliangelus exortis chromosome 13, bHelExo1.hap1, whole genome shotgun sequence window:
- the CDH5 gene encoding cadherin-5 isoform X2 has product MNYLILLFSLFLDPVFAGKESQKTNQNFSSSNASHKRLKRDWIWNQMHIKEEIDTPLPHHVGKITSSVRNNNAKYIIEGEYANTIFKVEETSGDVYAFERLDREKKAEYELTALIIDRRNNQSLEPPSKFIIKVYDINDNVPVFVQKVFNGSVPEMSPVGTSVTKVTAVDADDPTVTGHATVTYQVIKGDEYFTVDDNGVISTTRADLDREHQSTYEIVVKAKDAPGSSGDSSTATVIITLTDINDNFPVFKHSSFHFRVPENISVGGEVGRVKVEDIDEPQHRNTKYSFVRGDYRDTFEIVANPFTNEGIIRPKKPLDFEKVAEYKFDIEATDPTVDLRYFKSGGSRSISTVTIEVTDVDEPPVFTKLPYEFKVKENDPEIRTLGSVWAHDPDAAKRKIRFIRRRASPNGDYIRVSDSGIIQLPKPLDREFSSSYNITVAAQEILEDGRLSDRESHAHVHVIVSDENDNAPELVYPEEPRVCENAAPGKVIIRISATDKDEISPRGFFKYSLATEDTNFSLVENYDNTANITVKYGQFNRDLAKIHYLPVIISDNGDPELSSTNTLVISVCKCNEKGNFTFCEERAKQVGVSIQALVAIFICIFTIIVIALLILLRKRHKKDLSGLGRNVAEIHEQLVTYDEEGGGEMDTTSYDVSVLNSVRKNGMKPEAVPSPYAQVQKPPGNITSGAGEMEMMIEVKKDEADNDRDLLPYDTLHIYGYEGAESIAESLSSLGSGSSDSDIDYDFLNDWGPRFKMLAELYGSEPNEDFVY; this is encoded by the exons ATGAACTACCTTATCCTACTTTTCTCATTGTTCCTGGATCCAGTATTTGCTGGCAAAGAAagtcagaaaacaaaccaaaatttttCTTCAAGCAATGCCAGTCATAAACGactgaaaagagactggataTGGAACCAAATGCATATCAAAGAAGAGATTGATACACCATTACCACACCATGTTGGCAAG ATCACATCAAGTGTAAGGAACAACAATGCTAAGTATATAATTGAAGGTGAATACGCCAACACCATTTTTAAAGTGGAAGAAACCAGTGGTGATGTATATGCTTTTGAGAGGCtagacagagaaaagaaagcagagtaTGAGTTGACAGCTCTCATTATTGACAGAAGAAACAACCAGTCACTGGAGCCACCATCTAAATTCATTATCAAGGTTTATGATATTAATGACAATGTCCCTGTCTTTGTACAAAAAGTATTCAACGGGTCTGTCCCGGAAATGTCACCAGTAG GAACCTCAGTCACCAAAGTGACAGCTGTAGATGCTGATGACCCAACAGTTACTGGTCATGCCACAGTTACCTACCAAGTCATTAAAGGAGATGAGTACTTCACAGTTGATGACAATG gTGTGATTTCTACAACAAGGGCTGATTTAGACAGAGAGCATCAATCAACATATGAAATTGTTGTTAAAGCAAAAGATGCTCCAGGGTCTTCGGGGGATTCAAGCACAGCTACAGTCATTATCACTTTAACAGATATCAATGACAACTTCCCAGTGTTCAAACACT caTCATTTCACTTTAGAGTTcctgaaaacatttcagtagGAGGAGAAGTTGGCAGAGTCAAAGTAGAAGATATTGATGAACCACAACATAGAAATACGAAATACAGCTTTGTCAGAGGAGACTACAGGGACACATTTGAAATTGTAGCCAACCCATTCACAAATGAAGGAATCATTAGGCCAAAGAAG CCCCTGGACTTTGAAAAAGTAGCAGAATACAAGTTTGACATTGAAGCGACAGATCCCACTGTTGATCTTCGTTACTTTAAGTCTGGTGGCTCTCGGAGCATCTCAACAGTCACCATTGAAGTCACTGATGTTGATGAGCCTCCTGTCTTCACTAAACTACCCTATGAATTTAAAGTAAAGGAAAACGATCCAGAAATAAGAACACTTGGCTCAGTTTGGGCACATGACCCTGACGCAGCTAAACGGAAAATCAG ATTTATTCGACGAAGAGCTAGTCCTAATGGAGACTATATTCGGGTATCTGATTCTGGAATTATTCAACTTCCTAAGCCCTTGGACAGAGAATTCAGTTCTTCATACAACATCACTGTAGCAGCACAGGAGATCCTTGAAGATG GACGTCTTTCTGACAGAGAATCACATGCCCACGTTCATGTAATAGTTTCTGATGAGAATGATAACGCTCCAGAACTTGTTTATCCTGAGGAACCCAGAGTGTGTGAAAATGCTGCACCAGGAAAG GTAATCATCAGGATCTCAGCTACTGACAAGGATGAAATATCACCTAGAGGTTTCTTCAAATACTCCCTGGCCACAGAAGATACCAACTTCTCCTTGGTTGAGAACTACG ATAACACAGCTAATATTACTGTCAAATATGGACAGTTTAATCGTGACCTTGCCAAAATCCACTACCTGCCTGTCATCATCTCAGACAATGGTGATCCTGAGCTGAGCAGCACAAACACACTTGTCATCAGTGTCTGCAAGTGTAATGAAAAAGGCAACTTCACGTTTTGTGAGGAAAGAGCTAAACAAGTTGGAGTTAGTATACAAGCACTGGTGGCAATTTTTATCTGTATCTTCACAATCATTG TAATTGCATTGCTAATTCTTCTAAGAAAGAGACACAAGAAGGATTTGAGTGGTCTTGGGAGGAATGTGGCAGAGATTCATGAGCAGCTTGTCACTTATGATGAAGAAGGTGGTGGTGAAATGGATACCACCAGCTATGATGTATCTGTACTCAACTCTGTCCGCAAGAACGGAATGAAGCCAGAAGCTGTTCCCTCCCCATATGCACAAGTCCAAAAGCCTCCTGGAAATATAACTTCTGGTGCTGGAGAAATGGAAATGATGATTGAGGTTAAGAAGGATGAAGCTGATAATGACAGGGATTTGCTGCCATATGACACACTTCACATTTATGGCTATGAAGGTGCCGAGTCCATTGCAGAATCCCTCAGTTCTTTGGGATCGGGCTCCTCAGACTCAGATATTGATTATGACTTTCTAAATGACTGGGGACCCAGGTTTAAAATGTTAGCTGAGCTGTATGGATCAGAACCAAATGAAGATTTTGTGTATTAA
- the CDH5 gene encoding cadherin-5 isoform X1, with translation MNYLILLFSLFLDPVFAGKESQKTNQNFSSSNASHKRLKRDWIWNQMHIKEEIDTPLPHHVGKITSSVRNNNAKYIIEGEYANTIFKVEETSGDVYAFERLDREKKAEYELTALIIDRRNNQSLEPPSKFIIKVYDINDNVPVFVQKVFNGSVPEMSPVGTSVTKVTAVDADDPTVTGHATVTYQVIKGDEYFTVDDNGVISTTRADLDREHQSTYEIVVKAKDAPGSSGDSSTATVIITLTDINDNFPVFKHSSFHFRVPENISVGGEVGRVKVEDIDEPQHRNTKYSFVRGDYRDTFEIVANPFTNEGIIRPKKPLDFEKVAEYKFDIEATDPTVDLRYFKSGGSRSISTVTIEVTDVDEPPVFTKLPYEFKVKENDPEIRTLGSVWAHDPDAAKRKIRFIRRRASPNGDYIRVSDSGIIQLPKPLDREFSSSYNITVAAQEILEDGRLSDRESHAHVHVIVSDENDNAPELVYPEEPRVCENAAPGKVIIRISATDKDEISPRGFFKYSLATEDTNFSLVENYDNTANITVKYGQFNRDLAKIHYLPVIISDNGDPELSSTNTLVISVCKCNEKGNFTFCEERAKQVGVSIQALVAIFICIFTIIVFFAVIALLILLRKRHKKDLSGLGRNVAEIHEQLVTYDEEGGGEMDTTSYDVSVLNSVRKNGMKPEAVPSPYAQVQKPPGNITSGAGEMEMMIEVKKDEADNDRDLLPYDTLHIYGYEGAESIAESLSSLGSGSSDSDIDYDFLNDWGPRFKMLAELYGSEPNEDFVY, from the exons ATGAACTACCTTATCCTACTTTTCTCATTGTTCCTGGATCCAGTATTTGCTGGCAAAGAAagtcagaaaacaaaccaaaatttttCTTCAAGCAATGCCAGTCATAAACGactgaaaagagactggataTGGAACCAAATGCATATCAAAGAAGAGATTGATACACCATTACCACACCATGTTGGCAAG ATCACATCAAGTGTAAGGAACAACAATGCTAAGTATATAATTGAAGGTGAATACGCCAACACCATTTTTAAAGTGGAAGAAACCAGTGGTGATGTATATGCTTTTGAGAGGCtagacagagaaaagaaagcagagtaTGAGTTGACAGCTCTCATTATTGACAGAAGAAACAACCAGTCACTGGAGCCACCATCTAAATTCATTATCAAGGTTTATGATATTAATGACAATGTCCCTGTCTTTGTACAAAAAGTATTCAACGGGTCTGTCCCGGAAATGTCACCAGTAG GAACCTCAGTCACCAAAGTGACAGCTGTAGATGCTGATGACCCAACAGTTACTGGTCATGCCACAGTTACCTACCAAGTCATTAAAGGAGATGAGTACTTCACAGTTGATGACAATG gTGTGATTTCTACAACAAGGGCTGATTTAGACAGAGAGCATCAATCAACATATGAAATTGTTGTTAAAGCAAAAGATGCTCCAGGGTCTTCGGGGGATTCAAGCACAGCTACAGTCATTATCACTTTAACAGATATCAATGACAACTTCCCAGTGTTCAAACACT caTCATTTCACTTTAGAGTTcctgaaaacatttcagtagGAGGAGAAGTTGGCAGAGTCAAAGTAGAAGATATTGATGAACCACAACATAGAAATACGAAATACAGCTTTGTCAGAGGAGACTACAGGGACACATTTGAAATTGTAGCCAACCCATTCACAAATGAAGGAATCATTAGGCCAAAGAAG CCCCTGGACTTTGAAAAAGTAGCAGAATACAAGTTTGACATTGAAGCGACAGATCCCACTGTTGATCTTCGTTACTTTAAGTCTGGTGGCTCTCGGAGCATCTCAACAGTCACCATTGAAGTCACTGATGTTGATGAGCCTCCTGTCTTCACTAAACTACCCTATGAATTTAAAGTAAAGGAAAACGATCCAGAAATAAGAACACTTGGCTCAGTTTGGGCACATGACCCTGACGCAGCTAAACGGAAAATCAG ATTTATTCGACGAAGAGCTAGTCCTAATGGAGACTATATTCGGGTATCTGATTCTGGAATTATTCAACTTCCTAAGCCCTTGGACAGAGAATTCAGTTCTTCATACAACATCACTGTAGCAGCACAGGAGATCCTTGAAGATG GACGTCTTTCTGACAGAGAATCACATGCCCACGTTCATGTAATAGTTTCTGATGAGAATGATAACGCTCCAGAACTTGTTTATCCTGAGGAACCCAGAGTGTGTGAAAATGCTGCACCAGGAAAG GTAATCATCAGGATCTCAGCTACTGACAAGGATGAAATATCACCTAGAGGTTTCTTCAAATACTCCCTGGCCACAGAAGATACCAACTTCTCCTTGGTTGAGAACTACG ATAACACAGCTAATATTACTGTCAAATATGGACAGTTTAATCGTGACCTTGCCAAAATCCACTACCTGCCTGTCATCATCTCAGACAATGGTGATCCTGAGCTGAGCAGCACAAACACACTTGTCATCAGTGTCTGCAAGTGTAATGAAAAAGGCAACTTCACGTTTTGTGAGGAAAGAGCTAAACAAGTTGGAGTTAGTATACAAGCACTGGTGGCAATTTTTATCTGTATCTTCACAATCATTG TTTTCTTTGCAGTAATTGCATTGCTAATTCTTCTAAGAAAGAGACACAAGAAGGATTTGAGTGGTCTTGGGAGGAATGTGGCAGAGATTCATGAGCAGCTTGTCACTTATGATGAAGAAGGTGGTGGTGAAATGGATACCACCAGCTATGATGTATCTGTACTCAACTCTGTCCGCAAGAACGGAATGAAGCCAGAAGCTGTTCCCTCCCCATATGCACAAGTCCAAAAGCCTCCTGGAAATATAACTTCTGGTGCTGGAGAAATGGAAATGATGATTGAGGTTAAGAAGGATGAAGCTGATAATGACAGGGATTTGCTGCCATATGACACACTTCACATTTATGGCTATGAAGGTGCCGAGTCCATTGCAGAATCCCTCAGTTCTTTGGGATCGGGCTCCTCAGACTCAGATATTGATTATGACTTTCTAAATGACTGGGGACCCAGGTTTAAAATGTTAGCTGAGCTGTATGGATCAGAACCAAATGAAGATTTTGTGTATTAA